A region from the Lolium perenne isolate Kyuss_39 chromosome 4, Kyuss_2.0, whole genome shotgun sequence genome encodes:
- the LOC127307328 gene encoding serine--tRNA ligase, cytoplasmic-like — protein sequence MLDINLFRTDRGGDPELVRNSQRRRGKPVELVDEVIVLDEAWRKTQFDLDKIRQELNKTSKEIGKLKAKKQDATEVIQTMIAFACMHL from the exons ATGCTGGACATCAACCTCTTCCGCACGGACAGGGGCGGCGACCCCGAGCTCGTCCGCAACTCGCAGCGCCGCCGCGGCAAGCCCGTCGAGCTCGTCGACGAGGTCATCGTCCTCGACGAGGCCTGGCGCAAGA CGCAGTTCGACCTCGACAAGATCCGGCAGGAGCTCAACAAGACCAGCAAGGAGATCGGCAAGCTCAAGGCC AAAAAGCAGGATGCGACGGAGGTGATACAGACCATGATAGCCTTTGCATGCATGCATTTGTAG